Below is a genomic region from Rhododendron vialii isolate Sample 1 chromosome 5a, ASM3025357v1.
aatgggggatgttaaggaaatagaatctcacattgcttgggagtggaatgggtgatcacttaataacatctgagacctctccactcattgccaattggttttgagatggatataaagtttccacatggtatcagagcggggcccgttccaccccacattttaaaaattaacaatccacaccccacgatgacagaccagcaaaaaggctgcacgatgataggaaccaaaagtggccacacgtgacaaacctcaaatgcggctgcacgtgagggggaatGTTGAGGAAATAATCCGGTGAAATCATATATTGGCGTATCGCTTCACTTTCGGTTTTGTTTCGACGCACCTGATCCCTACAACCACCTTGAAATCCTCCTCAAGTGACCTCTTGATGTACTGCTGGAAATCAAAATTAGTTCGACTCTGTGGTCCCAAATGtgcctgaaaaaaaaaaaacacaaaaacaaatataCTTAAGCCCTTAATATGAATAACAGTTAATTAACTATACCCATGATCAAATGTGGTGATAATTAATGTACTTACGCTAATAAATCCGTGGCGGAGAGTTAAGTAATCCACCTTTGGAACTGAAGTGACGAACTGTCGGAAGAAGCACGCCTACAATTTGGTATGTAAATGCGGATTACCaaatttgatttgttcaatCAGCGTTCTTTTTgttaactcaggtgtccgggccAACATATaagcacctcgactaattccggagAACCAATCTCACCACCCACTTGCGGGGTCCCCAGGAAAGTAGCGTTCTTTTATAATGCAGGGCAGTCAGTTTGCTAGCAAAATAGTTTTGGTGTTGCATCAAAACGAACAGCGATCCTCTTTCATGTGATAACCCTCTTAAGCGACTCAAAATGGTTACGGTTAATGATTCGAGGCGTTCATATTGTTAATCTCAATGTTTAAACCGTTCATGTACAAATCgggaaatcaaaaaaaaatcgtccATGTAAGAACTCAGATTGATCAGATCAGATATATCGGTGAAAGCTTGTACAAATTGTGTTTACTTTTGAAGCAATGAATGATCAGTTATTCAGTACTCTTAAAAACAAATATTATAACTTCGTTTAAGTAGATATCGATGTTCAATAAGCATGCCTTTTTGAATGGATGACGTATTGAGTACccacaaaatgaacgattttgattttcaaaaaacacttaCTGTCCAAAGAAGAAAGGGGGAGTGGCTCCAAAAGTTCAAATGCCTCCTCCCAAACGATGTATCTCTTGTGAACCTGAATCTCTCTGGATCTGCATATAGATATACAATTAATTAAGAACCTCCTTTTCAGTTCCTTAATTAGGATATGTAAATACTGATCAACGGTCATGGAGAGTTCGGCTTTAAAATCAGACCGCAcgtccattttatttttataaaccaaaatttaatttttgatatatcaTTGATGTCCAATTAGTCAAATTGATAGAATTTTGCTTGTATATATTATTCTGCGAATCTTACAAGAGGAACGGTTCAGACAGACTATAAGAATAAATTGACGGTGCGACCTAAGAATAAACGGGTGGTGGCGGAAACCCCCGCAGTTTCCACTGCCGGGGATTTTTTACCCACCATTTGTGAACTGGTACTCagttgtttttgtttccatttcCCAAGCCTTCCATTTTCTCATCTGCATTCCAATTTCCAACCAGTTTGTTATAGTTACCATAGAGTATATATAGATACCTCAAGAAAATGATAATCAGAAGAAGAATTGAATAAATGGTGAGAGAGATGAGTACGAAGTACCTTTGCTCTGCCTAGAGCCAAGGTGATAATACAGTAAAGCACATGGAAAACAGCTAACACAAATATGAAAATGTGAAGCTGGTGGATTCCATATGGGGAAACAAATGGCACTTGACCCTGCCCAGAAAAAGTTCAACCAAACAGCCCTCTAGTcagatcccaaaaaaaaaaagaaaagaaaaaggaacagCCCTACCATTTTACTCAACTCGGGGGCGGTACTGTATGCACTTTTGTGCTGTGCAATTTCAACCGTTCAAAAGTTTTTTGatggttcaaattttaaaataactctttgaaattcggaccattgattgccaaaATAGATGGTCTGAATGGTGCACAATACGGAAGTGCACAACACCGCCCCTTGTTCCATTTTACTTCATTAACAAACAAAGACGATATATATAATGTGCTCATGTCTAGATTTggatagttttggttcattcaaGTTTCTTGTGATGGAATCTCTGTAATGCCTccggccttttgaaataaaatcGTCTCTAGTtatgaaaaagagagaggaccCATCTAGGAATTACAAGCCCgaaagatcttttaaacggtagTGAAACGTGAATTTTAccatattttcctttctttctttcaattcTTGCATTTGTAGCCTAAACAGTTTAACCATTTAGCTAAAAgtgaatttcattttttttgttctctttgcaacttaaaaagaatttttcaaaaaattccccctagattcctcctagattctccctactttcaatatttctctctctatctctctctacttattgcccctactatttttcaaaaaaaatttcaaattccaatccaaacaaagcagaTCAAAATTTAAACCATTTCCGAAAACATTTAGATAACGAAATCAATTGGGCACTATAcctcttttatttctttaattaACTGCAAATGTTCAATAATCAGCTTACAGTTTCAACTGATAATAAATACACCACAAATTCGGAGCAATGCTACATACTCTGACAAATTATCCTAAAATGCCCCCAAAAGAGAaatcaatggtttagattcACACATTGATTTCTCTTTTCAAGGCATTTCTGGGGTAATTGTTTGGGGTACCTAAAATTATTGAAACATTCGGGGTAGGATGCAAACTCCAATAACTCAAGGGTGCAAATTATAATTGGATGATAATTTCATCACTTTGTGATCATTTCAATGTCAGTGTTTtctgagtgcaattttgttcactctcctTGAAAAAGGGTGAATattactctctctcttattGATTAAAATagtgtggatcccaccataaagtgatgtcatgcttaccatgcaatacactttttggtaagtatgacatcactttgtggtaggATCCACACAATTTCAGCCAATAGaaaagagggtaatgttcaccctcttaaatggaggatgaacaaaactcaactcgtgttttcttctttttaatagtattttttccttttgcggTCACCCTTGACCCTCCTACGTTGCTGCGCCCCTGAAATTGATCACTTATAGTAACTTTGACTAGTTAGATTATATCTCCTGTTTCAATTGACTTGCAAATATCAAACGGCACGACCAAATTAAATtgtccaaaaaatgaaaataaataaataaaaataagaaccagATCCACATGGAGGAAAGAAGATAAATGAAAGTATATATTATTGGCATAACATGCGAACAAAGTATCGGATAAAAAATCTCTTGCCTTGGCTGCGCATTCGTCATACTTGGCGGAGGCCAAAAATCGTCGATGACTTTCGCCGGAGTCCACAAAATTAAGAAGCTTTCTCCGGTTGTCGTCACCGCTGGAATCGTCATCGCCGTATTTGGTACTCTCTTGCTTGGAATCGCATGGATGCCAAGTAGCTCCAATGGCCTCTGACACACATATTTCGGATATGGTTCCTTGTCCTACAGTTAGGAGCAACGATATGAACCCTACTAGCATGAGTtctgagagagaaagagagaaggggTTAATTTGTAATTTGCGTCATACCCATTTGATCagtggattaaaaaaaaaaaacgatttaAAAGTAACCTGATTTAATCTTTTCAAGTGCTTCATAGAGAGCCTTTTTGTTCCTCTTTGTTAGCCACTGCAAGCTTATAAAGACCTTGTGAGATGGCAAATTACAATTTATCCGGGCTTGCCTTTGACTAGACCGGAGAGGGGGTTAGTTGAGATGTGCGTAAGCTAGCTCGGATAGACAAACACCCGGAATGTcgaaccaaaaataaaaaagggatgGGAAAAAGTCCCAATTGAGCCAAAACTCTGTGAAATGCGATGAAGTATGAATATACCATGATAATTTCTTGTAGTATAAAGACTTGCCTTTCCAAGTAAGTGAATGAGGAGTTCAATGACGATTGATATCGCTACCAGCACAAAACACACCACGGCAACTGCCCACGTCGGCGTTTGCTCTAATGATCGTTCCTTTTTGcttgccatctctctctctctctctctctgtgtgtgtgtatgtgtgtgtcaagatatatatatagatgtatgtgtgtgtatctGTTGTTGAGGCGGTGGACGTGGTCAAGTCGGAGACAGAGGTGGTACCGGCCGGTAGAGGTCCTACAAGAGGGGGAAGAGGACTAGAGGAGCACCGCGCCAACAGTTTCTTCCTTGGATATTGGACAACTAACAAGAATTGCTAAGAATTCAAAGGTAAAAGAGCAAAGGGAGCTTCAAGCTGACAAATAGTATCTATAATTGATGAAGAAGCATATTGTTACTCATCATCtctataagtatatatatatatatatatatagcgaCAGAGATGGCGAAAGAGAGGAGCCTCtgctgttttattttttatttattaatcagATGTTCGGATTTAGCTTACGtacatctcaactaattttggaGTTTTAAAATTATCGACAGACAAACCGCTCCAATGGCCTCAAATTTTAGAATATTTGGCCTCGTGGGATTCGAAGGAAAGGAGGTGGTTGATTCATTGACCCCAGATTCCTATATATAAGTATAATTCTAGGAAGgaaaaaagtgggttttgaatGGGGTTTTTGACTCGGAACTTTGTTTGGGATGTAGAAAAGGGTCTCCCCGAGACTCAAGGAACGTGTATACTGGATCAGGCTGGCCGTTCCACTTTTTCCAAAAagcaagtttttgaaaaagaagatgattTCAAGattaaaaattatgtttttcgtaaataatttttctatcaatataaattttatttgatagatctcattgagatcttttaaacggtgcaaaaaaaattgaaaaattatttttcattttcgttatatttgaatttgaaattacctttttgaaaaagaaggttttagGAGAAAGCAAAACGGGGTCTTAgaagtttgttttttatctttattttttttaccacaaGATAGATAGAATTGTACGTGTTAGGGGTACGTGTTTCCACTGATCAACAAGTTGTAgattacaaattttttattttgtctttattcaaataaatttttatgtatgttagttttacatcaactttttacGTACGATACCAAAGAAATCCGAAAACTTAAACATAGTAGGATTTTTACAcatgtattttttgaaatagtaTCCAAGAAAAAGCCCACAAAGtcagtttttggttttcttcttggatattttccaaaaaattgggcaaaaattaaaaaaaaattacttttccgatttctcaaTTCTAGAGGaaccaataataaataaaagtttggcgtaaaactaacaaatgcaaaaaaaaaaaattcaataaagacAGCAAAAAGTTTGTAGTCTACAACTTGCAgattagtggaaacaccccaaAATTAGCCCATTTCAAGATTTCTCACtttattataaaataaataaaccttAACTACTTATCTTAAGTACACACAAGAGTCTAATTAGGAAGCATAAATGTAATTTAattaggaaaattctaaaatcagtccaatGCGCTAACAATGGTaagtgtgtgaatatgtattaaaagGTGTATAAAGTACAttaaaatacgtatttttcttgtcttctagtatgtTTATCGTCAATCTActggactgacaatagcaagactgATTTAACTATTCATTTTTAAGACCTTCCCCAAATGAACCTGCATGAAGATTTAGTGATgcatatataattatatatatgtcCTTGTTTCAACTTTTGGTAGTGCCAGTATCAAACCGCCGTTATCATCTAAGACTCTTTCAGGGTGAAGGAGTGGGCTGGCTAGTAGTACTTCTAGATGCATGAACCCACCacttttattattatattttttttttataaccggaggTTCGGGCCAGTTTGCgaacacctcgactaatttcaggACCCTGAAAGCAAAGATCAAGGATAACCCCCAGTGACCCTaatgtttgaaatatttggcttTCGTAGGAATGGAACCTGTGGTCAAACCCCTTGGGCCTTTTTACTGTTAAGGAATTGAattccacattgcttgggagtggaatgggtgatcacttaataacatctgggacctctccactcattgccaattggttttgagatggatataaagtttccatatggtatcagagcgggggccgttccaccccacattttataaaattcacaattcacaccccgcgatgacagaccagcaaaaaggctgcacgatgataggacccaaaagtggccacacgtgacagacctcaaacgcggctgcacgtgaggggggatgttaaggaattgaatcccacattgcttgggagtggaatgggtgatcacttaataacatctgggacctctccactcattgccaattggtttatcccacattgcttgggagtggaatgggtgatcacttaataacatctgggacctctccactcattgccaattggtttatcccacattgcttgggagtggaatggatgatcacttaataacatctgggacctctccactcattgccaattggtttatcccacattgcttgggagtggaatgggtgatcacttaataacatctgggacctctccactcattgccaattggttttgagatggatataaagtttctatattTACAACTCAAATGTCTGAACCAATTTACGTACACTTCGATTAATCAGGAAGGTCTAATTCCCCGCCCGTTTGAGGAAAGTCCAATTAAAGCCATTTATATTTCCTTGTGTTTACGGTTTTGTATACGAATATAgtaaaaagaattgaaaatttaGGGGCTTGAACTGAAATGTAAGGGGGTGAACATGATTTTTAGTTCTCTTTTATACATAGGgtgtctttgtttgtttgttaattaACTATCTTATCTTCACTGTGAATTAAATTATTCTTCGGTTGTTATAATTTGTTGGGTCCTTAGTTTAACAATTGCACATTCTAAGATATAGTGTTCTGTTATTTTAATTTGCAGATGAATGTATGTAAATGTTTTTATTTGAGAGAAGGTAATGAATTGCACATAGAATAAGGGGTTGCTCACACTAATGAATAAGTTGTATATtatatactactccctccgtccctttttaagtgtcctgcttcgtaactccaacttattaaaaagacatcatcattacacctttcacatcaactttttcctccactttccctacttactcatcatcattacacttttactcactaacttttcaaaataaaatctatttttagggacaaaatagacaatacaccaacttttactcccctaactttacaaaatggacacttattaagggacaacccaaaatggaatactggacacaaaaaaagggacggagggagtataattttttggttttgtctttattcaaatttttttcacgtttattaattttaacaccaaatttttatgtgatattggTTAGTcccgacgagagaaatcggaaaaagtaaaaatttttgacTTTTGGTCATTAATACCtccaaaaatcaattactatcCAAAtccattttttgagtttttcttatGTTCAAAAGATCGCGATAGGTACTTTGGAATGTGTAGCAGGCCGAAATAACGGCTCGTGCCCATTCCAAGCGAGTACCGAACCTCCCGCGATTGGTCCGTGCAAAATGAGAAGGTTCGGCATcagtaaaagaaaagagaagacaTGAGAAGGTTCGGCCTACCCTATTTGGCTCACCACGGTCAGGGGCTCGACATTCAACTAACCTAAAGTCTGAGCGATCAAACTCGGTTATCAGATAGGAGTTGGAgactgtaacgcccctgaattttagtcaataaaaattttattaaatatttgaattttatttgaattacttattttctcttgagtggctatatgatttcttgttaaattccgtcgtagttagattttggtcatttgttaaaactctcgactagaaacctacatgaccaatttagttagtttctaactgactacttggaggaaccgagcaaccaacttacctagttattagttgaaccttttgaatcttttgaaacttttgaaccttttgcttttacccattggtccataatggttagggtaatttttgtccattggacaataaactttttattatatttgactaaaagtacatgtagtctttcaaaattttattttaaaataaaaagtacttgtactctttgtccattggttattaaccacaaggagaattattatccattgggtaatgaccattagggaagttagtgaccctttgataatagagtcttttgaccaataaagtaccgatgtgactagggaaccttccaataaagttgatttgactagtcaaccttttcaaatctAGACTaaagaattacttatttattttcttttattgttttagttttattctttatcctttggacgataaaagttaggagaactattatccattggataatagaaacccaattctttatattaaaaaggtTTAATGAAAAATTTGATCAAAGTACTATTATAGACTTTTATAAAATTACtttaagatattttttgattattttactataaaagtttcctagtagctattgtccattggacaataaatgttagaggatttattatccattgggtaaagaGTTATTCGTTCAACTAAGTACAAGGGTTTTATTAAAATAGTCATTTTCCTAATTACCCATGGGATGAtgtaccaatattttattatgaaagtacttattagccttagtagcctttaaagcctaagatttttcctaagtactcttttattattttatattggggttttctacccaattggattaaattattggggagttgatcttcttAGAGTACATTTGTACACTAGTCTATTTGTTTAGTCaaacatgtgccttattggatttctttaatgagatttttgatttgaaaaatcttgtactttcttattctttcttgtttgcatatatatatatatatatatatatatatatatatatatatatatatatatatatatatatatatatagtgtactagggagagggagagggagaggtgccgaaagagaggagggagagaggagagagagagaggaggaaagagagaggaaatttgattgcaccttccatgatctttcctacatctttcaaatccatgggtaaatcttcttcctaaccaaacataactctccattgtacttctatgatttgtttaaaaccaaatcttgtaccattgtctccaaatcttccaacaaatcttccctaatccatccaaggacaaatcttagccatgcaagcctaggatttagaccttgatcttccaagattgcttgccatgtgtcaaaatttgaggaagagagagagagagagggggggcggccttgggagagaggaagagggcatgccttggcctataaatagcaagtcattccaagcattgaactcaccttcacctagcaacttgtctctctagaaaaattgtgttctttctttgttctttcttttgttcttactttgttcttgagtgttcttcaagaaactcaacctaagccgccactaaacggCCACCCAACCACCCTCcaatccataaagtagagtagtgttagtcaagaagaagtttcgagagaaacctttctctttcgaagctaccggagaccaccgtaggaagttactccgtccgaccaccgattaccgtccgtaagccgttactaccgcctagaagaacggtaaggaaatccttacttacttcctacttacttacttactcaagtataacgttgttgttttgaattgctaagaaagaacggtagattctccctatctactactcctaaattatatgtagtgcatccttactCACTTATTTAGAAGtaattgtattttgatctttaaagatgattatgagtatgaatatatgaattgcttgtattacttgtggtgtgataaagcataagtgatttcactccaaaggcatccgtatatgtggcgttgtgctttgaataaagcataagtgatacactctaAGGGCGTCCgcacatgtggcgttatgctataagtggtgattgagcgtgataagtaatatagaattggatgatcttgttggaaggattcatgcttatttttgtcctaccgcagagtctttgcatgtaacgagacacgagaatcgagaaagtagaaacatggcacctaggttgtgattaatgaaagaaaatgttttccaatgaagaaaatattttgaaactacataatgaccagttttgggtggcattatgtgagttgtgtgtgtgtaaaagtaagatttgtgaaaaacc
It encodes:
- the LOC131327010 gene encoding MLO-like protein 6; its protein translation is MASKKERSLEQTPTWAVAVVCFVLVAISIVIELLIHLLGKWLTKRNKKALYEALEKIKSELMLVGFISLLLTVGQGTISEICVSEAIGATWHPCDSKQESTKYGDDDSSGDDNRRKLLNFVDSGESHRRFLASAKYDECAAKGQVPFVSPYGIHQLHIFIFVLAVFHVLYCIITLALGRAKMRKWKAWEMETKTTEYQFTNDPERFRFTRDTSFGRRHLNFWSHSPFLLWTACFFRQFVTSVPKVDYLTLRHGFISAHLGPQSRTNFDFQQYIKRSLEEDFKVVVGISPIIWFIAVLFLLFNTHGWYSYLWLPFMPLITILLIGTKLQVIITKMGLRIQDRGDIVKGAPMVQPDDELFWFNRPRLLLYLIQFVLFQNAFQLAFFAWAWYEFGLRSCFHEKLEDIIIRLTMGVLIQILCSYVTLPLYALVTQMGSTMKPTVFNDQVAKALRSWHQTAKKHVKQNRHSPGMVTPSQSRPGTPLHGASPVHLLRNYRSEIDSISTSPRVSNFENVVWESEGPPSRHRDRHRDLVAQQETEGVQESSLVTSASGDVHLQHEIDIHLPDFSYENVPRTR